The Paenibacillus uliginis N3/975 genome has a window encoding:
- a CDS encoding M42 family metallopeptidase, which yields MSIQPNESYILSLLKDLLETPSPTGFTGHIMKRIEQEATNLGVSLTRNEKGGAILSVPGQDETHTIGLSGHVDTLGAMVRAIKSEGTLRLTKVGGFMMNSIENEYCVIHTRSGKTYTGTILSTQPSVHVYDDARTFERQESHMEVRIDEVVENAEDVKKLGISVGDFVSFDSRAVITPSGYIKSRHLDDKASVAALFGLLESMKREDWKPRCNVKVLISNYEEVGHGTAYIPSDIKEFIAVDMGCIGDDLSCKETDVSICAKDSSGPYDYDMTGRLIQLAEAEGIPYAVDIYPHYGSDASAALSAGSNIRAALIGPGVHASHAMERTHKQAVLNTTKLLAAYVK from the coding sequence GTGTCTATACAACCTAATGAAAGCTATATTCTATCTCTGCTCAAAGATTTACTGGAAACGCCAAGCCCTACAGGCTTTACCGGACATATCATGAAACGAATTGAACAAGAAGCTACAAATTTGGGAGTATCTTTGACCCGTAATGAAAAAGGCGGAGCCATCCTCTCCGTTCCGGGGCAGGACGAAACCCATACCATTGGTCTTAGCGGTCATGTGGATACGCTCGGCGCCATGGTCCGTGCGATTAAATCCGAAGGAACATTGCGGCTGACAAAAGTCGGCGGCTTCATGATGAACAGCATTGAAAATGAATACTGTGTTATCCATACACGCAGCGGAAAAACTTACACCGGTACAATTCTGTCCACCCAGCCATCCGTTCACGTATATGACGATGCCCGGACTTTTGAGCGTCAAGAAAGTCATATGGAAGTCCGCATTGATGAGGTTGTTGAAAATGCGGAAGATGTCAAAAAACTTGGCATTTCTGTCGGTGATTTTGTATCCTTTGATTCCCGAGCTGTCATTACACCGAGTGGGTATATCAAGTCACGCCATCTTGATGATAAAGCCAGTGTAGCTGCTCTGTTCGGACTGCTTGAGTCCATGAAACGTGAAGACTGGAAACCACGCTGTAATGTAAAAGTACTCATCTCCAACTATGAGGAAGTCGGACATGGAACGGCATACATCCCTTCTGATATTAAAGAATTCATCGCTGTTGATATGGGCTGCATCGGTGACGACCTGAGTTGTAAAGAAACCGACGTATCGATCTGTGCCAAGGATTCTTCAGGTCCATATGATTATGATATGACAGGCCGTCTCATTCAGCTTGCAGAGGCCGAGGGAATTCCGTATGCGGTCGATATTTATCCACATTATGGATCTGACGCTTCTGCAGCTCTGTCTGCAGGAAGCAACATCCGGGCTGCACTTATTGGTCCCGGTGTTCATGCCTCCCATGCAATGGAAAGAACACATAAACAGGCCGTTTTGAATACGACTAAATTGCTTGCAGCTTATGTGAAATAA
- a CDS encoding LapA family protein, translated as MKMQWSLIAGLLFALLTAVFAVINVDPVDVNLLFGMVHVPLILLIIGCTLIGGIIVGSYGIYRQYQMQKEIKSLAGQLIHIQEVTGYTPDLTEEAETASQDQENIPQ; from the coding sequence ATGAAAATGCAATGGTCACTTATTGCAGGACTCCTGTTCGCACTGCTTACTGCGGTGTTCGCCGTCATCAACGTCGACCCCGTGGATGTAAACCTATTATTCGGAATGGTTCACGTCCCTCTTATCCTGCTGATTATCGGCTGTACGCTGATTGGTGGCATAATTGTCGGCTCATACGGAATATACCGTCAGTACCAGATGCAAAAGGAGATTAAATCCCTTGCAGGACAGCTTATACATATTCAAGAAGTAACAGGCTACACGCCGGATCTCACGGAAGAGGCTGAAACAGCATCTCAGGACCAGGAAAACATCCCCCAATAG
- the pepF gene encoding oligoendopeptidase F — translation MEKVMKRSEVPTEHQWKLQDLFTDQKAWDNAYNEVQRLIKTAADFQGKLTNAESIKQCFDLEDEVGLHTERLFVYAHMHHDEDTANPTYQALTQKAKKLSVEVGEALSFTTPEILALSEGELDKLIADPTLADYRFTLTEMKREKAHILSKAEEALLAQVGNMSSAPQTIFGMLNNADMKFPKIKDENGKEVELTHGSYIQFLENPNREVREAAFKAVYETYGKQKNTISATLSANVNKNIFYSRVRKYPSVLEMSLYGDNIPKEVYTNLIDTIHESLPLLHRYMNLRKKLLGVDELHMYDLFAPLVEEYKMDITYDQAKQTIKDGLHPLGEDYLKNLQDGYDNGWIDVYENENKRTGAYSWGAYGTHPYVLLNHKDNLNSMFTLAHEMGHALHSFYSDTNLKYRDAQYTIFLAEVASTTNEALLMDYLLKKSTDPKEKMYLLTYYADQFRTTVFRQTMFAEFEKIVHERAESGESLTPQDLSDIYYDLNVKYHGKNMTVDKEIGMEWARIPHFYNSFYVYKYATGFSAATSFSKQILEEGQPAVDRYLGFLKSGGSDFSINILKKAGVDMSSPEPIREAMSVFENVISQMEELTK, via the coding sequence ATGGAAAAAGTAATGAAACGTTCGGAAGTCCCTACCGAACACCAGTGGAAGCTACAAGATCTGTTCACAGATCAGAAAGCTTGGGACAATGCTTACAATGAAGTTCAACGTCTGATTAAGACTGCCGCCGATTTCCAAGGCAAGTTAACCAATGCGGAATCGATCAAACAGTGCTTCGATCTTGAAGATGAAGTGGGGCTTCATACCGAGAGACTATTCGTTTACGCACATATGCATCATGACGAAGATACGGCCAATCCTACATACCAAGCTCTTACCCAAAAGGCAAAAAAGCTTAGCGTCGAAGTCGGTGAAGCTCTTTCTTTCACTACACCGGAAATTCTTGCTTTGTCGGAAGGTGAGCTTGATAAGCTGATCGCTGACCCAACACTTGCAGACTACCGGTTCACCTTGACAGAAATGAAACGTGAGAAAGCCCATATTCTGTCCAAGGCCGAGGAAGCTCTTCTTGCTCAGGTCGGCAACATGTCCTCTGCACCGCAGACGATTTTTGGCATGCTGAACAATGCAGATATGAAATTCCCGAAAATCAAAGACGAAAACGGCAAAGAAGTAGAATTAACGCACGGCAGCTACATCCAGTTCCTTGAGAATCCGAACCGTGAAGTGCGCGAAGCGGCCTTCAAAGCGGTTTATGAAACCTACGGTAAGCAAAAGAACACCATCTCCGCCACACTAAGTGCCAACGTGAACAAGAACATATTTTATTCTCGTGTGCGCAAGTACCCTTCCGTACTGGAAATGTCCCTATATGGCGATAACATTCCGAAGGAAGTGTATACGAACCTGATCGATACGATTCATGAAAGCTTGCCTCTGCTGCATCGTTACATGAATCTCCGAAAAAAGCTGCTGGGCGTGGATGAGCTTCATATGTACGACCTGTTCGCTCCGCTCGTGGAAGAATACAAGATGGACATCACTTACGATCAAGCGAAGCAGACGATCAAGGATGGACTTCACCCACTTGGAGAGGATTATCTGAAAAACCTTCAAGACGGTTATGACAATGGCTGGATCGATGTCTATGAGAATGAAAACAAACGTACCGGCGCATACAGCTGGGGAGCTTACGGCACACATCCTTACGTGCTGCTGAACCATAAGGACAATCTGAACAGTATGTTCACACTTGCTCATGAAATGGGTCACGCGCTGCATTCGTTCTACTCGGACACCAACCTGAAGTACCGTGATGCCCAGTATACGATCTTCCTCGCTGAAGTCGCTTCTACAACCAATGAAGCGCTGCTGATGGATTATCTGCTGAAGAAATCTACGGATCCAAAGGAAAAAATGTACCTGCTTACCTACTATGCAGATCAGTTCCGCACTACTGTGTTCCGTCAGACCATGTTCGCAGAGTTCGAGAAGATCGTACACGAACGTGCTGAAAGCGGCGAATCGCTCACTCCTCAGGACCTCTCGGATATCTATTATGACCTGAATGTGAAGTATCACGGCAAGAACATGACTGTAGATAAAGAAATTGGCATGGAATGGGCACGCATACCGCATTTCTATAACAGCTTCTATGTTTACAAATACGCAACAGGCTTCTCGGCGGCAACCAGCTTCTCGAAGCAAATTCTTGAAGAAGGCCAACCAGCCGTTGACCGCTACCTCGGTTTCCTGAAAAGCGGCGGAAGTGATTTCTCCATCAATATTTTGAAAAAAGCCGGAGTCGATATGTCTTCCCCAGAGCCGATCCGCGAAGCGATGAGCGTATTCGAAAATGTGATCTCCCAGATGGAAGAACTGACAAAATAA
- a CDS encoding cold shock domain-containing protein, producing MKGTVKWFNAEKGYGFISVEGGEDVFVHFSAIQGDGFKTLEEGQAVEFEITEGNRGAQAANVTKL from the coding sequence TTGAAAGGTACAGTTAAATGGTTTAATGCAGAAAAAGGTTACGGCTTTATTTCGGTTGAAGGTGGCGAAGACGTATTCGTACACTTCTCCGCAATCCAAGGAGACGGCTTCAAAACTTTGGAAGAAGGCCAAGCGGTTGAGTTCGAAATCACTGAAGGTAACCGTGGTGCTCAAGCAGCCAACGTAACAAAACTGTAA
- a CDS encoding MFS transporter encodes MKLTAFSRPDQNWLRAFMFTIFGTTALVISYFPLYYKELGFTSSQIGYLYAVGPLISMFSNMIWSLASDKYQTLKKIMIILISGQLFMLLAMTGASGFTPVFLIITIFYFFYYPVYPLADTMAIQTAQRYGRSFTVIRVFGSLGYAFFALGIGYVISVAGASWTLGIGIGIGIAALLSSLLLRDGVMKRSESMGMSDLLKVLRSKEILWFFACVFCLALAHRMNEAFLTLTLSQLGAGEGLIGWSLMISAISEIPIFYLLSKYGDKIKELPLLGFASLMYALRFLLMGLANDPISVLAIQTLHSVTFGVFYVTAVRYITRLVPGRYRATGIALFTVFWSSASGLISGTFGGMMFETAGRTYFYYLATVLAFVAALGFLGRHLFAKPMDTFVE; translated from the coding sequence ATGAAATTAACCGCCTTTTCCAGGCCGGATCAGAACTGGCTTCGCGCTTTCATGTTTACCATCTTTGGAACGACAGCGCTCGTCATTTCCTACTTCCCCCTTTACTATAAAGAACTCGGATTCACAAGCAGCCAAATCGGTTACCTATATGCTGTTGGACCGCTGATCTCGATGTTTTCCAACATGATCTGGAGCTTGGCAAGCGATAAATATCAAACACTCAAAAAAATTATGATTATCCTCATTTCCGGACAGCTGTTCATGCTGCTTGCGATGACCGGCGCATCCGGGTTTACTCCTGTCTTTTTGATTATCACGATTTTCTACTTCTTCTATTACCCTGTCTATCCTCTAGCCGATACAATGGCTATTCAAACTGCTCAGCGTTATGGCCGAAGCTTTACGGTCATTCGGGTGTTCGGCTCTTTAGGATATGCCTTTTTTGCATTGGGGATTGGATATGTTATCAGCGTTGCGGGCGCATCTTGGACACTCGGGATCGGTATCGGAATCGGTATAGCCGCCCTACTCTCCTCTCTGCTACTGCGGGACGGTGTTATGAAAAGATCAGAAAGTATGGGGATGTCAGATCTACTGAAAGTGCTTCGCTCCAAGGAAATCTTGTGGTTTTTCGCCTGTGTCTTCTGTCTTGCCTTGGCACACCGGATGAACGAGGCTTTCCTGACGTTGACGCTGTCACAGCTAGGGGCTGGCGAAGGCTTGATCGGTTGGTCGCTCATGATTTCTGCCATTAGCGAAATCCCGATCTTCTATCTCCTTAGTAAGTACGGCGACAAGATCAAAGAGCTCCCACTGCTTGGCTTCGCAAGCTTGATGTACGCCCTTCGCTTCCTACTCATGGGGCTCGCGAACGATCCCATAAGTGTACTGGCAATTCAGACCTTGCACAGCGTTACCTTCGGCGTGTTTTATGTTACTGCGGTCCGTTATATCACCCGACTTGTACCAGGCCGTTACCGGGCGACCGGGATAGCACTGTTTACGGTGTTCTGGTCCAGTGCATCCGGGCTGATCAGCGGTACCTTTGGCGGGATGATGTTTGAAACAGCCGGCAGGACTTACTTCTACTATCTAGCCACTGTCCTTGCTTTCGTGGCTGCACTAGGATTTCTGGGAAGACATCTGTTTGCCAAGCCGATGGATACTTTTGTGGAATAA
- a CDS encoding tetraprenyl-beta-curcumene synthase family protein, protein MNDQELSRKVPRSPVGLMTRVYKFILPEVAAELDQWRRDAEQIPDEELRKQALASIETKQFHCQGGAVYAAASLPDKHILIPLIVAYQTISDYLDNLCDRSTSLDPVDFRQLHQSMLDAVTPGTKPADYYAYRSEKEDGGYLGRLVQTCRDCISQLSGYEAAKPYIRDLAELYIDLQVYKHIHPEKREAALLEWWSQQAHRTPHLRWNEFAAATGSTLGVFMLFLAATDPFLDEQDASSIHASYFPNVCSLHIMLDYLIDQDEDRLGGDLNFCNYYEDADTMLNRIASIVEWARKDVTAIPSTPFHRMIIEGLLALYLSDPKVSEQQLVRSVSKRLMKRSPMTRLFFFVNSRWIRKHKNE, encoded by the coding sequence TTGAATGATCAAGAGCTAAGCCGTAAAGTTCCGCGTAGTCCGGTCGGCCTCATGACCCGGGTGTATAAGTTCATTCTCCCGGAAGTGGCTGCCGAGCTGGACCAATGGCGACGGGACGCCGAACAAATTCCCGATGAGGAGCTCCGAAAGCAGGCACTTGCCAGCATTGAGACGAAGCAATTTCATTGCCAGGGCGGGGCAGTTTATGCCGCGGCAAGCCTACCGGATAAGCATATTTTGATTCCGTTAATAGTGGCTTATCAGACCATTAGCGACTATCTCGATAATTTATGCGACCGCAGTACTTCCTTGGATCCTGTCGACTTCAGGCAGCTTCACCAGTCGATGCTGGATGCGGTGACTCCGGGTACGAAGCCGGCGGATTACTATGCATATCGTTCGGAAAAAGAAGATGGCGGTTACCTAGGGCGTCTTGTACAGACCTGCCGGGACTGCATAAGTCAGCTTTCGGGATACGAAGCTGCCAAGCCGTATATTCGGGATTTGGCCGAGCTTTATATTGACTTACAGGTGTACAAGCATATTCATCCGGAAAAAAGGGAAGCTGCGCTCCTGGAATGGTGGTCACAGCAAGCCCATCGGACGCCTCATCTAAGGTGGAATGAGTTTGCTGCCGCAACAGGATCTACCCTTGGGGTATTCATGTTGTTTTTGGCTGCAACGGATCCATTTCTGGATGAACAGGATGCATCTTCCATTCATGCGTCTTACTTTCCCAATGTATGCAGTCTCCACATTATGCTGGATTATCTGATCGATCAAGACGAAGACAGGTTGGGCGGCGATCTTAACTTCTGCAATTATTATGAAGACGCCGATACGATGCTGAACCGTATCGCTTCCATCGTTGAATGGGCCCGGAAGGATGTTACAGCAATTCCCTCAACTCCTTTTCATCGTATGATCATTGAGGGATTACTGGCTTTATATTTATCCGATCCCAAAGTCAGCGAACAGCAATTGGTTCGCTCCGTATCCAAACGGTTGATGAAGAGAAGTCCGATGACGCGTCTTTTCTTTTTTGTCAATAGTCGATGGATCCGCAAGCATAAGAATGAGTGA
- the pfkA gene encoding 6-phosphofructokinase, whose product MAEVKKIAVLTSGGDSQGMNAALRSVVRSGLYHGLEVYGIQRGYQGLINNEIYKMDLRSVGDIIQRGGTILQSARCPEFKTLEGQQKGADVLNQHGIDGLVVIGGDGSYQGANKLSKLGIKTMGLPGTIDNDISFTDYTIGFDTAVSVVVDAVNKLRDTMSSHARSSVVEVMGRHCGDIALHAGLASGAETILVPEVPYNMDEIADRMKDNFCNGKRHSIVIVAEGVGKGEDVANALKERHASIDARVTVLGHIQRGGAPTPFDRNLASRLGDFAVRSLIQGESDKGCGIIKGELVLTDIDKVVNTKKEFDMDMYELALRLSQ is encoded by the coding sequence ATGGCAGAAGTTAAAAAAATTGCAGTTCTAACAAGCGGGGGAGATTCCCAGGGGATGAACGCGGCACTGCGTTCCGTTGTTCGAAGCGGATTGTATCACGGGCTAGAAGTATATGGTATCCAACGCGGTTATCAAGGTTTGATTAATAATGAAATTTATAAAATGGATCTTCGCAGCGTGGGCGATATCATCCAGCGCGGAGGTACGATTCTGCAATCCGCTCGCTGTCCGGAGTTCAAGACACTAGAAGGCCAGCAGAAGGGTGCTGACGTATTGAATCAGCACGGTATCGACGGTCTTGTTGTGATTGGCGGAGACGGCTCTTATCAGGGTGCTAACAAGCTGAGCAAGCTGGGTATTAAAACGATGGGGCTTCCAGGTACAATTGACAACGATATTTCATTTACCGATTATACGATTGGCTTTGACACGGCTGTGAGCGTTGTTGTGGACGCGGTTAACAAGCTGCGTGACACGATGTCCTCTCATGCTCGTTCGTCCGTTGTAGAGGTTATGGGACGGCACTGTGGGGATATTGCCCTGCATGCGGGTCTTGCCTCCGGAGCGGAAACGATCCTGGTGCCTGAAGTACCGTATAACATGGATGAAATTGCTGACCGGATGAAGGACAACTTCTGCAACGGTAAACGTCATAGTATTGTGATTGTGGCTGAAGGAGTCGGCAAAGGCGAAGATGTGGCGAACGCTCTGAAGGAGCGTCATGCCTCTATCGATGCGCGTGTAACCGTACTGGGTCACATTCAGCGCGGTGGAGCACCAACTCCGTTTGACCGTAACCTCGCAAGCCGCCTTGGCGACTTCGCGGTTCGAAGTCTGATTCAAGGTGAGTCGGATAAAGGCTGCGGTATTATTAAAGGCGAGTTAGTTCTTACGGATATTGACAAAGTCGTCAACACGAAAAAAGAATTCGACATGGATATGTACGAGCTGGCACTACGCCTGTCTCAATAA
- a CDS encoding DUF3906 family protein, with translation MYLYRLEVECDKGKLVVITAAEDEEKAFSAVDEHVERHFLTMPDIREVTLLEKKRISPGTAYVIET, from the coding sequence ATGTATTTATACCGATTGGAAGTGGAATGTGACAAAGGCAAGCTGGTAGTGATAACGGCTGCAGAGGATGAGGAAAAAGCGTTTTCTGCGGTGGATGAGCATGTTGAGCGGCATTTTCTAACGATGCCGGATATCCGGGAAGTGACCTTGCTTGAAAAGAAGCGGATTTCTCCCGGCACAGCATATGTTATAGAAACGTAA
- a CDS encoding MATE family efflux transporter codes for MNKTFTTRQKLKQFAVILLPILITQLALSAITFFDTNMSGKFSSADLAGVAIATSIWIPVQTGLSGILMGITPIVSQFMGARREDKVAYQVIQALWLAVILALVVLGIGYLAVPNILNAMTLEPAVRNIASQFLMAISAGIVPLFAYTVLRCFIDGLGQTRVSMVITLISLPINVTLNALFIFGNWGFPRLGGVGAGIASAITYWVVFLVAIVVVHNMHPFSSFRIFRSIPKISIAAWKGHLKIGVPIGFSIFFETAVFAAVTLMMSNFDTVTIAAHQAAMNFATTLYMLPLSICMSLTILVGFEAGSGRMKDARQYAKLGIGLAVILSLLTAVILMLFGRQVAGLYSNEPGVVELIQQFLLYAIFFQISDAIATPTQGALRGYKDVNVAFMLAFLSYWVIGLPVGYVLANFTSLAAFGYWIGLITGLAVGATLLLIRLVKVQRKFARGKLADAQ; via the coding sequence ATGAATAAGACATTTACAACCCGGCAGAAGCTGAAGCAATTTGCTGTTATCCTGCTTCCTATTCTCATCACACAGCTTGCTCTGTCTGCCATCACTTTTTTCGATACGAATATGTCCGGTAAATTTAGCTCGGCAGATCTTGCCGGGGTAGCTATTGCAACAAGTATTTGGATACCTGTTCAGACTGGACTCAGCGGTATTCTAATGGGTATCACTCCGATTGTGTCTCAATTTATGGGCGCCCGTAGGGAGGATAAAGTAGCTTATCAGGTTATACAGGCCCTGTGGCTGGCCGTTATCCTAGCTCTGGTTGTACTCGGTATTGGATATCTCGCCGTACCCAATATACTGAACGCCATGACGCTGGAGCCTGCTGTCAGAAACATCGCTTCCCAGTTCCTGATGGCTATCTCAGCCGGTATTGTTCCATTGTTCGCTTATACCGTGCTCCGCTGCTTCATTGACGGTCTCGGACAAACCCGGGTATCCATGGTCATTACGCTTATTTCGTTGCCAATCAACGTAACGCTGAACGCCCTATTCATATTTGGTAACTGGGGCTTCCCGAGACTTGGCGGTGTTGGTGCAGGTATTGCCTCAGCCATCACATACTGGGTTGTCTTTCTCGTTGCAATTGTGGTTGTTCATAACATGCATCCATTTTCCAGCTTCCGCATATTTCGAAGCATTCCGAAGATTTCGATTGCCGCCTGGAAGGGTCACTTGAAGATCGGTGTGCCCATCGGTTTCTCGATTTTTTTTGAAACAGCGGTATTTGCGGCGGTCACCCTGATGATGAGCAATTTTGATACTGTTACCATTGCAGCTCATCAGGCAGCCATGAACTTTGCAACGACCTTATACATGCTTCCCCTCAGCATCTGCATGAGCCTGACGATCTTGGTTGGATTTGAAGCCGGGTCCGGTCGCATGAAAGATGCTAGGCAGTATGCCAAGCTTGGAATCGGACTAGCCGTTATCCTATCTTTGCTTACTGCGGTTATTCTGATGCTGTTCGGCCGTCAGGTAGCAGGCCTCTATTCTAATGAGCCGGGCGTTGTAGAACTGATACAACAATTTCTGCTATACGCCATCTTTTTTCAAATATCCGATGCCATCGCCACACCGACCCAAGGGGCATTACGCGGATATAAAGACGTTAACGTGGCATTTATGCTCGCGTTTCTCTCTTACTGGGTCATCGGCCTGCCTGTAGGTTATGTGCTGGCTAACTTCACCTCTTTGGCCGCCTTCGGATATTGGATCGGATTAATTACAGGCCTTGCTGTGGGGGCCACCCTTCTGCTCATCCGTCTGGTTAAAGTTCAGCGCAAATTTGCCCGCGGCAAGCTTGCTGATGCACAATAA
- a CDS encoding putative glycoside hydrolase has translation MGVASHPDGQVTNLLHTTVNSAITQQQNTGNTGSKQTTVKSDPQEEAPKVKGIYVTAYSAGGSRMDQLVNLLDKTELNAMVIDIKDDEGYITYKTDNPKLKELGKPQPFIKDIDKLMQRLNKHDIYPIARVVVFKDTILAKKNPELSFRKGDGSVWQNGRGESFVSPYNKEVWDYNIEIAKEAAKLGFKEIQFDYVRFPEGFEKRADSLKYTKSNQSRVDVISEFVKYARKELAPLGIRVSVDIFGYAASVPAAEGIGQDFVKISKHVDVISPMVYPSHYTTGWFGSKVPDKAPYQTIKGSMKDTHTKLDPLGSYKPIIRPWIQDFTASWLGSGNYAKYGKKEIEEQIRALQDMNVDEYLLWNAANRYTPGVTYK, from the coding sequence ATGGGAGTAGCTAGCCATCCAGACGGTCAGGTGACCAACTTGCTCCACACTACGGTTAATTCCGCCATAACCCAGCAGCAAAACACCGGAAATACCGGTTCCAAGCAAACAACTGTGAAAAGCGATCCACAGGAAGAAGCACCCAAAGTGAAAGGAATCTATGTGACAGCTTACAGTGCAGGCGGTTCACGCATGGATCAACTCGTGAATCTGTTAGACAAGACCGAACTGAATGCCATGGTTATTGATATTAAAGATGATGAGGGTTACATAACGTATAAGACGGATAATCCTAAGCTTAAAGAACTTGGAAAGCCGCAGCCTTTTATTAAAGACATCGATAAATTGATGCAGCGGCTGAATAAGCATGACATTTATCCGATCGCCAGAGTGGTTGTATTCAAAGACACGATCCTCGCAAAAAAAAATCCTGAGCTTTCCTTCCGTAAAGGCGACGGCAGTGTATGGCAAAATGGCAGAGGCGAAAGCTTTGTTAGCCCGTATAACAAAGAAGTGTGGGACTATAACATTGAAATTGCCAAGGAAGCGGCTAAACTCGGGTTTAAAGAAATCCAGTTCGATTACGTTCGTTTCCCAGAAGGGTTCGAAAAACGAGCCGATTCCTTGAAATATACGAAGAGTAATCAATCCCGTGTTGATGTCATATCTGAGTTTGTTAAATATGCCCGTAAAGAACTCGCACCGCTCGGCATTCGGGTATCGGTTGATATTTTTGGATATGCAGCTTCTGTACCGGCAGCAGAGGGTATCGGTCAGGATTTTGTTAAGATTTCCAAGCATGTGGACGTCATCAGCCCCATGGTATATCCGAGTCATTACACGACAGGCTGGTTCGGCTCCAAGGTGCCTGACAAAGCGCCTTATCAGACAATCAAGGGTTCTATGAAAGACACACATACAAAACTCGATCCGCTCGGCTCCTACAAGCCAATTATCCGTCCTTGGATTCAGGACTTTACCGCCAGCTGGCTCGGTAGCGGTAATTATGCCAAATACGGCAAAAAAGAAATTGAAGAACAAATCCGTGCGCTTCAGGATATGAATGTAGATGAATACCTGCTCTGGAATGCGGCTAATCGCTACACTCCAGGTGTAACTTACAAGTAA
- a CDS encoding YitT family protein yields MIKQIWSYLAILFGGIVIACGFNLFLIPHHLLSGGVSGLAMLIGYFSPFNISVMYFVLNIPILIAGWIKLGKRFIWFSILSVIVVTLLLEFIPVKAVASDMLLSAVFGGVLVGLGGGLSFRVGGSTGGFDIIGSLVTRYRDFPVGNVLVGMNTLVILAVAYMEEDWNLALASMLSIYVTGKIIDLVHISHIKVTLFIVTDQTEALLEKLLKRPRGVTKIKTEGAFSHKEKDMLMTVTTRYELAELKTIITETDPEAFVNVVETVTVMGQFRRS; encoded by the coding sequence TTGATAAAACAGATATGGAGCTATCTCGCCATTTTGTTCGGCGGGATCGTTATTGCATGCGGCTTTAACCTATTTCTCATCCCCCATCATCTACTCAGCGGCGGTGTTTCTGGACTAGCCATGCTGATTGGTTATTTTTCCCCTTTTAATATTAGTGTCATGTACTTTGTACTTAATATCCCGATTCTGATTGCCGGGTGGATTAAGCTTGGCAAACGGTTTATCTGGTTTAGTATATTGTCCGTTATCGTTGTCACTTTATTGCTGGAATTTATTCCTGTTAAAGCTGTCGCTTCCGATATGCTGCTCTCTGCTGTATTTGGCGGAGTTTTGGTCGGTCTTGGCGGCGGATTATCTTTTCGGGTCGGCGGCTCCACAGGCGGCTTTGATATCATCGGTTCCCTTGTGACGCGTTATCGTGATTTCCCGGTCGGGAATGTGCTTGTCGGAATGAATACTTTGGTTATTTTGGCAGTAGCTTATATGGAAGAGGATTGGAATCTAGCCTTAGCTTCCATGCTTTCCATTTACGTTACCGGAAAGATCATTGATCTTGTCCACATTAGCCACATTAAAGTTACGTTATTTATTGTGACCGACCAGACGGAAGCGCTACTTGAAAAATTGCTGAAGCGTCCACGCGGTGTCACAAAGATTAAAACCGAGGGAGCCTTTAGCCACAAGGAAAAAGATATGCTGATGACCGTAACAACCCGCTATGAGCTTGCCGAGTTAAAAACAATCATTACCGAGACGGATCCTGAGGCTTTTGTTAACGTTGTGGAGACTGTAACGGTCATGGGACAGTTCCGCAGGAGTTAG